In Leishmania mexicana MHOM/GT/2001/U1103 complete genome, chromosome 7, the sequence TCCTGCAGCATTTCCGGCGTGAGACTGTCGATGCCCGTCACCGGGATGGTCGAGCGGCTCGGCTGATGACCGAAGGCGATGGCTACCATCACGAGCAGCTTCATGAAGGCGTCTTGGCCGGAGACATCGTTGGTAGGGTCCGCCTCTGCGTAGCCCAGCTCCTGTGCCTTCTTCAACACCTCCTCAAACCTCTTCTCCGggtgctcgcgcagctctGTAAGGACGTAGTTGCTCGTGCCGTTGACGATGCCCTCGATCTTGCGCACTTGTTGGACGTGGCACATGTTCTGCAGCGTCTTGATGATCGGGACGCCGGCGGCAACCGTCGCTTCGAAGCCAACATACACCCGCGTCGCCGGAAACGATGACGATGTCGGGGTGCACGAGGCGGCCAGCTCCTGCAGGGCAGCGCCATACCGGGCGAACATCACCTTGTTGGCTGTGATCACCGTGCATCCGTGCTCCACAATGGCACGCTGGAGGTACGTGAAAGCCGGTTCCTCGCCCACCGTCGCCTCGAAGATGACCTGCACGTCAGCGCGGAAGACGTCTTCGATGTTGTCCGTGAGCAACTTTGCATCGCTCGCGCAGCCGTCCGGCAAGACGCGACTTCGTCTGCGCAGGTCGCGCACGAGAATCTTGACGATGACGAGCTCCGCGCCGCCGAGCCTCTGCTTGAGCTGctcacggcgctgctgcgcaacgtTGTAGAGGCCTTGCCCTACGGTACCGAAGCCCAGGAGGGCAGCGCGAACGACGGTCATGCTGGTGATGAGAAGGATGATGCAGGGGTGGCGCGTGGAGGTGCTTGAGAGGTTGCAGGGGGCAGGGGCGCGTCGGTGCGTGCTACCGAATCGCCCCTGAGCAGGGAAGGTGACACCCAGTGTGGCCGCCCGCGACTACGAAGACAGCGCGAACAAAAAAGGCGGTGCGTGGGGATGGACGAGGGTGGGAAGGGgtggcgcatgcgctgcagcggtccTCCGTGGCCACAGCGTAGCGATGTGAAGAGCAacaaggagagagaacgTATAAGGCGGAGCACAGCCACAacacatgcgtgtgcgcacgcgtccgTGGTTTAGCCGCAGAGGAGCGGCTCACGATGAGGCGGTGCCTCGCGCGCGTGTACAGGAACAGCTgtggcgaaggaggagggacgggAGAAActgggcagcggcggccgcgggcTGGTGCACATGGGACACGAGATGATACGCGTCGTGAGCGGTCGGACTAAACAAGATGCGGATGGGTCTGCGGTCTGTCGTCCGCCGATACAGACATGCCCCATCTCTCCGCGACACTCGCGCCGTGACTACGCCGAGACGGTCCCCTAGAAACGGACGGCGAGCGGGTGACGTGGCGGACAGAAGAAGGAGGGCAGGTGGCGGGTGGCGGTCGTGACCACCGCGGTGCTTTCT encodes:
- a CDS encoding homoserine dehydrogenase-like protein: MTVVRAALLGFGTVGQGLYNVAQQRREQLKQRLGGAELVIVKILVRDLRRRSRVLPDGCASDAKLLTDNIEDVFRADVQVIFEATVGEEPAFTYLQRAIVEHGCTVITANKVMFARYGAALQELAASCTPTSSSFPATRVYVGFEATVAAGVPIIKTLQNMCHVQQVRKIEGIVNGTSNYVLTELREHPEKRFEEVLKKAQELGYAEADPTNDVSGQDAFMKLLVMVAIAFGHQPSRSTIPVTGIDSLTPEMLQDARAKGLRYRHVVSAAMEGGVTSSCASKSSAAEGEETQSCTRPPHEHLTCSVKPMLLGQEHPLYYMDGTTSAVSVWTDYLGVVTISGPGAGMYCTASAMMEDYAVWMEASRRP